CTCGCCGCTGATGCCGATGACCCCGGCCCGCGCCGCCGCCGCCATCGAGGTCGGCGCCGTGGCGCCGTTCTCGGCCACGAAGCCGTAGGGCATGCCCAGCGCCCGCATCAGTTCCAGGGCGCGGCCCAGCCGGTCGGGCGTGCCTTGCCGCTCGATCAGGGCGCACGGCAGGTGGGCCATCGAGGTGCCGCCGGAATGCAGGTCGAACACCACGTCGTGGCGCGGAAACAGCTCGTGCTCGAGGAAATGCGCCAGTCGGAAGGTCGGGGATCCGGCCGGGTCGCCGGGGAAGGCGCGGTTGAGATTGCCCTCGTCCAGCGGCGAGCGGCGCCGCGCCGCCATCACGGCCGGCGCGTTGGTGGCCGGCAGGATCGTCACCTCGCCGCGGATGCGCGCGGGATCGAGCCGGCGGAACAGGCGGCCCAGCAGCAATTCGCCTTCGTACTCGTCGCCATGGTTGCCCGCCATCAGCAGCACGCGCGGACCGGCCCCGTTGCGCACGCGGCAGACCGGGACCTTCACCTGATAATAGGGGGAGCGGTCCACCGAGAACGGGATGCTGAGGAAATCCAGCGACTTGCCGTCGGCGGCGAAATCGAGCGCGTGGTAGAGGCCAGTGTGCATTCCAAAAACCTTCTGACGGAGGGGCGCCCTGACAGCGTTTGCCGTGACAGCGTTTGCCGTGACAGCTTTCGCCAGGGCAGCGGTTGCCCGGCGCCTCCTCCGGTTCGCCGAAAAAGCCCGCTTACAGAGCGGCCAGCGCCGTCATCTCGACCCGCAGGTCCGGATCGGCCAGCCGCGCCTCGGTGCAGGCGCGGGCCGGCGGGTTGGCGGGGTCGATCCAGGCGTCGTAGACCTCGTTCATGGCGTCGAAGTCGGTGATGTGCGGCAGGAAAACGTTGACGGCGACCAGCTTGGACTTGTCGCTGCCGGCTTCCTCCAGCAGGGCGTCGATCTTCGCCAGCACGTCCCGGGTCTGCTCCCCGATCGAAGCCTTGCGGTTGTTGGCGACCTGACCCGCGATGTGGACCATGCCCTGGCAGACGACGGCCTGGCTCATGCGCGAACCAACCTGGAACCTCGTAATCATCGAATGAAACCTCTCTTGCGATGCCGAACGGCGGATTACATCTGCGGAAGCGTCTGCTTTTCCTTGAACCACTTCATCTGAAGGGCGCTCAGCTTGCCGTTCAGGCGGTTGTAGAACAGGAAGGTGTTGATCCAATTGACCATGTCCTGTTCGCCGTGGCGGACGGCCACATGGGCCGGCGACTGGCGGATCAGGAACTTCAGCTCGACATCCTTGCCGGGATTGTCTTCCGTGACCTTCAGCGCGATGGCGCTGTTCTCGGCGAATGCCTCGACCTGGCCGGCCAGATAGGCGGCGATGGCGCCGGGGGTGTCCTCGAAACGGACCAGCTTGGCGCCGGGGGCGTTGTCGGTCAGCCAGATGTCGAGCGTCGAGCCCTTGGCGACGCCGATGCTGTGGCCCTTCAGCTCGGCCGCGTCGGTGGCGGTGGCCATCCCCTTCAGCCCGTAGACGCCGAGATTGACCGCGGCGTAGGGCTGGGAGAAGGTCACCTGCTGGGCGCGCTCCGGCGTCGCGCCGGCGGCGGCGATCAGCACGTCCACCTTGTTGGCGAGCAGGCTGGGGATGCGGTTGGCGCCGGTCACCTGGACCAGATCCAGCTTCACGCCCATGTCGGCGGCCATCAGCTTGGCAAGGTCGATGTCGAGGCCGGCGGCCTCGCCCTTGGCGTCCTTGAAGCCCCAGGGGGCGGCGTCCATCAGCACGCCGACGCGCAGCTTGCCCGCCGACAATACGTTCTGCAGGGCATCCGCCTTCGCGGCGGACGGCAGGGCGGTGGCGGACAGGGCGACGGTGGCGCAGACCGCCACGGCGGCGGCAAGGGTCCGGAAGAGTCTCACGACATTGCTCCTCTGTTCTGGTCGTTGTCCGGCCCTCAAGGGCCGGTGAAGGGGGGCCGGTGAAGCGGGATCGGTGAAGGGGACCGGTGGTGGCTCAGCGCGCGGAGGCGATGAAGCTCCGCAGTTCGGGGTGCGGGGATTGGCGAAGAGTTCCGCCGGCGGCCCCTCCTCCCAGACGCGGCCCTGGTGCATGAAGACGATCTTGGAGGCGACGTTGCGGGCGAAGCCCATCTCGTGGTGACCAGGACCATGGTCATGCCCTGCCGCGCCATGTCCTCCATCACCTTCAGAACCTCGCCGACCAGCTCCGGGTCGAGGGCCGAGGTGACCTCGTCGAACAGCATCAGGTGCGGCCCCATGGCGAGGCAGCGGGCGATGGCGACGCGCTGCTGCTGCCCGCCCGAGAGCTGGGCCGGATAGGCGTCGATCTTGTCGGCCAGCCCGACGCGGGCCAGCACGTCCAGCGCCAGCGCCCGGCCCTCCGCCTTGGCGATCCGCTTGTTGAGGACCGGGGCCAGCGTGATGTTGCGTTCCACCGTCAGGTGCGGGAACAGGTTGAAGGCCTGGAAGACGATGCCGACGCGCTGGCGGAAGCCGCGCAGGTTCGGCATGTCGGTGCGCACCGACTGGCCCTCCACCGTGATCTCGCCGCCGTCGATGCGCTCCAGCGCGTTGATGCAGCGCAGCAGGGTCGATTTGCCGGAGCCCGACTTGCCGATGATGGTGACGATCTCGCCCTCGTCGATGCTGAGCGAAACCCCCTTGAGCACCTCGATGGAACCGTAGCTCTTGGTAACGTTCTTGATGTCAACGAGCGCCATTGAGACGGGCCTCCAGGGAACGCGCCCACAGGGTGAGGGGCAGGCAGGCGGCGAAGTAGATCGCCGCGACGATCGAATAGACCAGCAGGGGCTGGAAGGTGGCGGCGCTGACCAGCTGCCCGGCGCGGGCGAGTTCGACGAAGCCGACGATCGAGGCCAGCGACGTGCCCTTGATGAGCTGGACGAGGAAGCCGACGGTCGGCGGCAGCGCCATGCGGAAGGCCTGCGGCGCGATGACGTAGCGGAACTGGTGCCAGGTCGACAGGCCGAGGCAGGCGCGGCCTCCCACTGCTCGTGCTTCACCGCCTCGATGCCGCCGCGCCAGATCTCGCCGAGGAAGGAGGCGGTGTAGACGGTCATGGCGATGCCGACGGCGACCAGCGGCGGCATCTCCACCCCCAGGAAGACCGGCATGCCGAAGTAGAAGAACATCAGCAGGCCGAGCAGCGGGACGCCCTGGACGAGCTGGAGGAAGGCGGTGGCGGTCCAGCGCAGCGCGCGGCGGGCGCTGGTCCGCATCAGGGCCAGCCCCAACGCCAGCGGAGCGCCGAAGGCGAGCGCGATGAGGACGAG
This genomic window from Azospirillum brasilense contains:
- a CDS encoding RidA family protein, translating into MITRFQVGSRMSQAVVCQGMVHIAGQVANNRKASIGEQTRDVLAKIDALLEEAGSDKSKLVAVNVFLPHITDFDAMNEVYDAWIDPANPPARACTEARLADPDLRVEMTALAAL
- a CDS encoding transporter substrate-binding domain-containing protein, encoding MRLFRTLAAAVAVCATVALSATALPSAAKADALQNVLSAGKLRVGVLMDAAPWGFKDAKGEAAGLDIDLAKLMAADMGVKLDLVQVTGANRIPSLLANKVDVLIAAAGATPERAQQVTFSQPYAAVNLGVYGLKGMATATDAAELKGHSIGVAKGSTLDIWLTDNAPGAKLVRFEDTPGAIAAYLAGQVEAFAENSAIALKVTEDNPGKDVELKFLIRQSPAHVAVRHGEQDMVNWINTFLFYNRLNGKLSALQMKWFKEKQTLPQM
- a CDS encoding succinylglutamate desuccinylase/aspartoacylase family protein; translation: MHTGLYHALDFAADGKSLDFLSIPFSVDRSPYYQVKVPVCRVRNGAGPRVLLMAGNHGDEYEGELLLGRLFRRLDPARIRGEVTILPATNAPAVMAARRRSPLDEGNLNRAFPGDPAGSPTFRLAHFLEHELFPRHDVVFDLHSGGTSMAHLPCALIERQGTPDRLGRALELMRALGMPYGFVAENGATAPTSMAAAARAGVIGISGEFGGGGTVTPETMAYTARAIDNLLIAVGLTDAPVLSVSGPVPVPQQLPMQLLQLDSHRQAIYALRRGWFEPAVDVGARVDAGDLAGWFHDLTRFDQPEEELRFQEAGIVISRRLHSDSEAGDCLIQVARPVEEAGVLTRAA